The stretch of DNA TTAGTTAACTGGAATTAGAATGCTCTGCTCTCTTGCACAGATTGTGGAATTTAATGCCTGAGGCTTTGTATTGTTGTGGGGTTTAGGAAAGATGTATTTCAGTAAAGTTGAACTTGGGAGGCTTTATCTTTGAGAGTTAATTAGCAGAGCTGATAGTATTTGTATGAAGCCCTGTATAAGATGCGAGTACCTATAACTGAAGGATGCTCTTTGATTTAAGAGGGAGCTGAAGAAACAAAATTTTGcttaatttgtttatattctTGGTGTTGGTATGAGAAATCATGTAATTTAAAGTTTGCTAGATGTCTTCTCACAAACCTCCATCTATTTTTTATGGACAGGAACCTAGGCAGGTGGATCCCCTCAATTTAACAGCAATGGCATGCCCAGCTTTTCCCCTGTGCCCTCTTGCAATAACTGAAGCTGAACGTGGAATTCCTGACATTCTTAAGCGGGTTCGAGCAATGTTTGAGAAGGTATGTAGCAGAGACACTTGCCAAACTTAAACGATTTGATCATAATAGCACCATTGCTAAGCTTGGAAGTTTTGGCTTTAGGTTGGCCTTGAGAATGAAGAATCTATAGTGGTAAGGGTAACTGGCTGCCCTAATGGCTGTGCTAGACCATATATGGCTGAACTTGGCTTGGTTGGTGATGGCCCTAACAGTTATCAGGTAGTTCAAGCTCTATCTTTGTGGGAATATGGCCCTTTTATTAACCCTTTCTGAATTACTGTCCTTATTCTGTGAAGAGAGGAAAGCTGACTAGGTCACAATTTTTCTTGATATAGATTTGGCTTGGTGGAACAACCAATCAGACTTCATTGGCAAAGCCTTTCAAGGATAAGGCTAAGATTCAAGATCTTGAAAAAGTTTTGGAGCCTTTGTTCTATCATTGGAAACAGAATCGGCAAGCAAGTGAATCATTTGGTGACTTCACAACCCGCATGGTAAGAAGGAAAATAAACGACGTCTTAGAAATCATCACATATTTTCCTCTAAAAGGTCAAAATTATCATTACTTGAAATTACTCCAAATAACTAAACTTGTACTCATTAATGGAAATAGCAAATCTTTCTGTTTTCTCGGAAAGAAGTTTCAAAGTCAAGAATCTGATAtgtcatatgtgtgtgtgtgtgtgtgtgtgtatcctTGAAAACTTTAAGCTTGTTGTTTATTTATGGACACAGACATAACATTTTGTTGTTGTGGAATACGTAATGAGCtcccatatatatgtgtgtattccAGTGATGAACTAATGCAGTTCTTATAACTTGTCAGGGATTTGAAAAACTAAACGAGTTGATTAACAAATGGGAAGGAAGCCTACCTGTGCCCTCATCTTGATATGATCCGAACCTCGATTCTGAAAACGAGACCTGCGAAGAAGCTATGGATGTACGAACTTGCTAGATTTTTCAAGATAAGAGCTCCCCATCATCAAATGCTGGCGAGTTAAGTTATTCTCAGCAAAATATGCGAGAGCCTGAGCAAATAAATAGACTGCTGACTTTGTTGTCAGCTTTCTCAATGTAGAGTCTTGGCCTACATTATCTAACAAACCATGCAAGTACGCAGAACGTGCACTCACTTCTTCcattcgtgttttttttttctttagctTTCTTTctgttttgtgtgtgtgttatatAGTGACTGCATTACTGCTGCTCTTTAGCTGAATGGAATACACGATTTAACTGGATTGTGCTGAATAAAAGatcttttgttttcttcctctctatatgttgattttatttggttttgatttttGCTTAGAAGAAACAGTTTGGAGTAGAAACAAAGCAGGGGACAAGAGAATAGATTAGAAAACAAGGTTTTACATCCTCTGTTATAAAACCAATTACAACATATTACAGACAGAAGCAAAGGTAGGTTTCTTGGTTTCTCACTTGTGGCAAATCTTGGCAGTGGGCATTGTCACACAGATAGGTGCATACTTCTTCCTAGCCTCCAGAGTCCCTTTCTTCGGCTCGTCCGCCATGGCAATCTTGGCGATGGAGCACGCCGCCGCCATGGCAACGCCGAAAACCAACTCCCTCCTCCCGTTGCTGCTCTCTTCCCCGGTCTTCGCCACGGCCTTTTCGCCCTCGGACGCCTTCGAGGCCCTGACGGTGAACGCCCCACGGCGGCCGGAGGTGGGAGCCTTGGCGACTGCGGGGAGGAATGCGGGTGTTGCTGTCATGGATGCCATAGCCTTTGGTTTGGAGTTCTTGATCACTCTCTTGTGTTTGTGTGTTGTGGAGAAAGAGTTTGGGGGGAGGGGTGTTTGGTTAGTTAAAAAGTGTGCAAAGGGGGGGAAATAGGTGATTCATAGAAATGCAATCCATTTTCTTATCCCAAAAAGGATATTTTCCCCAATGGATTATTGCCATGTGTGACCACTCTATCTTGGGTGTATATTTAGTGGTGGATAGACTTCTCCTGTGGGGCACCAATTCTTCTCTAACATGATTTTGCTTTTCTTCATTGTTAACCTTTTCCCCTTGTTGACAACCAATCATACGCATAGATGATGGATGTCTCATGGCTTACTATGTGATAAAACAACTATAAACTATGTAACCCATTTTACATTTGCACAAGTATATGTTGAGATGGTTAGCATGGCTAACTTAATTAGTTCTTGAGTGATAAATGGTAGTCATGAACACATAATCGAGCCTTTATAATTGCAATGTAGGAATTACATCTAATATGATGGGTTTCTAGTGGACACCAAACACTGATCTTCCCATTGTTTCTCACCACTTAATGGAGAATCTTTGTAAACACCTGACCCTCTTCTCCAAAAAGTTAGATCTCCAATCCTAAGGTCCCGACCCGACAGAGCATATGGGAGGAAGTAAATCATAGTAACTCAGTGTGTTAGCAGATGCTAGGGTGTAGGTTTTGGAGGAAAGGAAATTTCGCCTTTTTTTAAGGCAAATATATATGTTGAGATGGGTGAAAAGTAATATTATTGGtgtattgtatattatataagcAGAACGTTGTATTCTAAAAAGAGTAAGAggtaggctatgtttggcaaaccgagctgaaaaggtagctgaaagctgaaaagtagttgaaaactgaaaagctataagctcgaagctgaaatctgaagagctgttatgcttaaaagtgtttggtaaaattagctttttgataagctgataaatgtaaaaagactaaaaaggacatcttcatacaatttaaataattttaaatttaaataggtttgtttatatattaaaatataaaataatgaaataaatatatttaaataagatataaagtaagaacatatatttgaaaatatataaagtaaaaaaaaaatatttataattcataagattagttcatacaaaaattaatgttcaaacataaatatcaaactgaaattacaatcaaacataatgaaaaaataatgtcaaaagggttttaattgagaggggtaaaggatgtcatttatttaaaataataaggataaagatggaaaaaagttaaaaagttactagcttattttgaaaagctatcccaaatagcgtttcaaaataagctcttattttaagctactagcttattttgagaacattaccaaacagagcttatagcttattagtagcttaaaataagctataagttcctaaataagctctgccaaacagagccgtaaatgattaaaaaaatgaattctttttattttatttttaaatgattatATATTAGTAATTAAATTCTAGAAGTCAATTGgtactattatatatttatataaaacatattaaaatatcaaaagATGTTTGCTTAAGTGAGAAGGGTTCGAATTGTTTAAGCATGAAGTTGAGATTTTGAAATCACATATATACGTCAACTCCAGAAGTATTTCTAAATAAAGCTTGaccaaaattcaattaatttctcTTCTCGAAGTACGTAGACACCATTGCaacatgtaaaataaaaaatataataagaaataaaaaggtTTTAACATGTTCAATGTGGTCAACTAGTTCCACTACTAATGAAATAGTATGACCCCACCACCATATATATTCTATGCTCACATTTCACTTTCAAGTTGGATAGTTGAAATTTGTTAACAAATACTACGtatattatatgtaaaatttatttttttgatttaaaataaaaaaaaaaaaaactatgcaCGATAGTGAcattttctaatattaaaatCTTCAAAATATTGCTTGTATGAAGTGTTATGAGAAGTTAATAGTGAGATAAGATTATGACTTACTTCTATTGCGTAGTTTATGAATTATTACATAGTTTACCCAAAATACATTATTAGACTGTAGCTACGAGTTTCTTTTTGGAAGtgtccaattatcctgtcaTGAGTCATCTAAAATTGATGTCATGTGCTATATCCTGTTGGTGCATAATTGGGCATTATGCACAAGCAAAAAACAGCCTTTATCACCAGTTATGTCTTGTCCTATCTTGAAATTGTTAACAAAATAAagtttatgaacttattttgagttTGTTGATTAAGGCTTGTGtctggaaagtaggaaaatgacttatagaaaatgttttctttcCCAGAAAATAGGttcatttccggtgtttggatgtattttgaAACACTGTCTTTGTGTGCCtggttcatttttttaaaaaaataagtagaattgtatagttacatattttttttattattttatttaaaatattaaaatatttataataatattaaaaataatatttttaattaaaaaaacccTAATTTCCGTCGGATACTATGCGGAAACCATACTATGATTTTTGACGGAAACGTTCGTCTTCTTCTTTGACATGAAACGGGAGAAAATGACTTTCACCCAGtcaacataaaataattttagacggaagtcattttctgctattttagaataatttttctCAGTCAACGGAAGTCACTAAATTTTTAGTAGGTGAAAATGTAAATTCTCTGAACCAAACATCACTCAATAGAATATTCAAAATGATCACCATGAATGAATCCATGTTCCGGAGTATATAGTAATGAACGTACTATCACAATGCGCGGAGGTACCACTCCTTCAGCGTGCATAAAAGTAGTTAGAGTGAAGACCAAAGCCTCGCGCCAGCTACAAAAAACCTCTCTCTAAGGGCGGCGTTAACAACAGCAATGTCGATCACCGCCGCCGGCTTCCTCTCCCCGCCGCGATCTCTCTCTCCTCCGCTCCCCAGGCTCCTCACTCACCGCGCCGCCATTTGCGCCGCCGTCGCTCGTCCGGCTTCCATTTCGGTCTCTTTGAATCGCGCGCTAAGCCCTAGCCGCCGCACTTTTCTGCTGCTGCCGCTCGCCGctgccggcggcggcggcgacgtCAACGGCGGGAGCTTCTCCGGCGGAGGCGGCGGAGATGGAGACGCGGAGGGCGGCGATCAGAGCGGGAACAATAAGAAGGAGGCGTTAATGGTGTTGGCGGAGGCGGGGAGATCGCTCGAGAGCTTGCCTAAGGACTTGAAGGCGGCGATCGAGAACGGAAGGATTCCCGGATCGATAGTTCTGAGGTTCCTGGAGCTCGAGAAATCGGCTTGGCTTAAGTGGCTTCTCGGCTTCGGAGGCTTCAAGGAGCGGCTCTTAGCCGACGATCTCTTCCTCGCTAAGGTGGCAATGGAATGCGGCGTCGGAATCTTTACCAAGGTTTTCTGAATTCTGAATCTCAAAACTTCTATTTACATTTTTCTCCCCACATATTCCctgaaattacatttttaccccCCGAGTTTGAACTTCTACACAATATGCTTCCAGACCCTAGAGGCCTAGAGGTCATTTCACAGATAAAATTCCTGACAATGATGGCT from Ipomoea triloba cultivar NCNSP0323 chromosome 7, ASM357664v1 encodes:
- the LOC116024919 gene encoding photosystem II 5 kDa protein, chloroplastic, whose translation is MASMTATPAFLPAVAKAPTSGRRGAFTVRASKASEGEKAVAKTGEESSNGRRELVFGVAMAAACSIAKIAMADEPKKGTLEARKKYAPICVTMPTAKICHK